From the genome of Dehalococcoidia bacterium, one region includes:
- a CDS encoding pyridoxal phosphate-dependent aminotransferase: protein MGNLTKRAQSISPSPTLAITAKAKAMQAEGIDIIGFGAGEPDFDTPEHIKQAAVKALSEGFTKYTPTAGMPPLKKAICDRFKADSGLEYDPSQVIVSCGAKHSIYNIVQVLCEAGDEVIIPSPYWVSYPEMVRVAEATPVFIETAEKDSFKITPASLSKAITKKTRLLILNSPSNPTGQVYSKKELEAIAKIAVDKNIWVVSDEIYDKLVYGGVECVSIASLNPQIKAKTLVVNGVSKSYAMTGWRIGYVAGDKEIIGAMSNLQDHSTSNPASISQRAALAALTGPQDEVKKMAAEFEKRRDYMVERLNKMPGISCLLPPGAFYAFPNVSKLFGKSYNGKPIKDSMGLTELLLTEAKVAVLPGIPFGADGYLRLSYATSMKNITGGMDRIEEFAKKVK, encoded by the coding sequence ATGGGAAATCTAACTAAAAGGGCACAGTCCATCAGTCCCTCCCCCACGCTGGCCATCACCGCCAAGGCCAAGGCCATGCAGGCTGAGGGCATCGATATAATCGGTTTCGGCGCGGGAGAGCCGGACTTCGATACGCCGGAGCATATCAAGCAGGCGGCGGTAAAGGCGCTCTCGGAAGGATTCACCAAGTACACACCCACCGCCGGTATGCCGCCGCTGAAGAAGGCCATCTGCGACCGTTTCAAGGCGGACAGCGGCCTGGAGTACGATCCCTCGCAGGTCATCGTCTCCTGCGGCGCCAAGCACAGCATCTATAACATCGTGCAGGTCCTGTGCGAGGCCGGCGACGAGGTCATCATCCCATCCCCCTACTGGGTCAGCTACCCGGAGATGGTGCGCGTGGCTGAGGCTACCCCCGTCTTCATCGAGACTGCGGAGAAGGACAGCTTCAAGATAACCCCGGCATCGCTGTCGAAAGCCATCACTAAAAAGACCAGGCTGCTCATACTGAACAGCCCGAGCAACCCCACGGGGCAGGTATATTCGAAGAAAGAGCTCGAAGCTATCGCCAAGATCGCAGTCGACAAAAATATATGGGTCGTTTCCGACGAGATATACGATAAGCTCGTTTACGGCGGCGTGGAGTGCGTGAGCATCGCCTCGCTCAACCCGCAGATCAAGGCAAAAACGCTGGTGGTTAACGGCGTGTCGAAATCGTATGCCATGACCGGCTGGCGTATCGGATACGTGGCCGGCGACAAGGAGATCATCGGCGCCATGTCCAACCTGCAGGACCATTCGACGTCGAACCCCGCCTCCATATCGCAGCGCGCCGCGCTGGCGGCTCTCACCGGCCCGCAGGACGAGGTGAAGAAGATGGCCGCCGAGTTCGAGAAGCGGCGCGATTACATGGTGGAACGCCTGAACAAGATGCCGGGCATCTCCTGCCTGCTGCCGCCGGGCGCCTTCTACGCCTTCCCCAACGTGTCCAAGCTGTTCGGCAAGTCCTACAACGGCAAGCCGATAAAGGACTCGATGGGATTGACGGAGCTGCTGTTGACCGAGGCCAAGGTGGCGGTGCTTCCCGGAATCCCGTTCGGCGCGGATGGCTATTTGAGGCTTTCCTACGCTACGTCGATGAAGAACATCACGGGCGGGATGGACCGCATCGAGGAGTTCGCGAAGAAGGTGAAATAG